The sequence below is a genomic window from Mycobacterium heidelbergense.
AGCTCCAGCGCCGCGATCCCGTCCACGTCCCGAAAAGTCCGGCCGGCGTCGACCAGCGCCTCGAGGTCGGCGAACCCGCAAACCGCCGTCACCCGATGCGACGGCGTGGGGTGCAGCCGCAGGTCCAGCGCGGTGATGACGCCGAGGGTGCCCTCGGCGCCGACGAACAGCGCCGGCAGGTCGTAGCCGGTGTTGTCGCGGCGCACCAGGCTGTGCCGGCGCATCAGCGAACCGTCGGGCAGCGCCACCTGTAACCCGAGGACCTGCTCGCCCATGTTGCCGTAGCGAACGGTGCGCAGGCCGCCGGCGTTCGTCGACGCCATGCCGCCGACGGTCGCGGTGTCGCGGGCGGCCAGGTCCACGCCGAACACCAAACCCACCGCGGCCGCGGCGCTGTGCACCGCGGCCAGCGTGGCCCCGGCGCCGGCCTCGATGCGGCGCTCGACGGTGTCGACATCGCTTAGCGCACACAGCCGTTCGGTTGACAGCAGCACGTCGTCGTGCTCGGGAACGGTGCCGGCCACCAAAGAGGTGCGGCCACCCTGGACCGTCACATGCGCCCCGGCGTCGCGGCAGACCCGCAACACCTCGGCGACCTGCTCGGCGGACGCCGGCCGCACCAGCGCGCTGGCCCGTCCGCGATAGCGGCCCGTGTGGTCGACGCTGCGCCCGGCCAGCACGTCGGGGTCGGTGACGACGTGGTTCGCCCCGACCACATCCGCCAGGCTGCGCAGCATGCTCGCCGTTATAGCACCGCCCGCCACGGTCCGGGCACCCACCAAGCCGGCGGGGCCCCTTCTCGGGAGCGGCCGGCCCGCGCCGGGCGGGGTGGGCGTCGTCGCCGTAGCGCCGAATTTGACTGCTGCGCAACGTGTTCGACGGTGGATCGTCCGACGCCCGGGCGCCACAAGCGCCATCCAACCCATCGGGCCGCATGATGCTAAGTTCGACGACGGGAGCGAAGGAGCGGAACAATGAATTCGGGTTTGTTCGCCGGTCTGACCATGGTCGCCCTCGTGCTGGCGCTGGTGTTCCTGGCCTTCGCCGCCGTCTTCGTCAAACGCCTCGGCGACCGAGCGCCCACCCCGGCAAGCGAAGAAATAGGCGGCGCCAGAGCGGTTACGAGAAAAGT
It includes:
- a CDS encoding FAD-binding oxidoreductase — protein: MLRSLADVVGANHVVTDPDVLAGRSVDHTGRYRGRASALVRPASAEQVAEVLRVCRDAGAHVTVQGGRTSLVAGTVPEHDDVLLSTERLCALSDVDTVERRIEAGAGATLAAVHSAAAAVGLVFGVDLAARDTATVGGMASTNAGGLRTVRYGNMGEQVLGLQVALPDGSLMRRHSLVRRDNTGYDLPALFVGAEGTLGVITALDLRLHPTPSHRVTAVCGFADLEALVDAGRTFRDVDGIAALELIDGRAAALTAEHLGVGAPVRGDWLLLVELAADHDQTDRLADLLDGARLCGEPAVGVDVAARQRLWRVRESLAEVLGVYGPPLKFDVSLPLSAIAGFAADAVALIRAQVGGALPLLFGHVGEGNLHLNVLRVPVEREEALYGPMMDLIARCGGNVSSEHGVGSRKRAYLGMSREPADIAAMRTVKAAFDPTGYLNAAVLF